The DNA segment GTCGTACAGTGCGCCGTAGTTACGGCCATAGTCGATAGAACCGTACTGACCGAATTTCAGACCCGCAAAGCCCAGACGGGTTTTGGTGCCGCTGGTGCTTGGTGATTTGCTGTCGGACTCGGCATGGTTGGCCATGACGTTATATTCCCACTGACCGTAACCGGTGATCAGGTCATTAATTTGCGTCTGACCTTTAAAACCGAAACGAACATAACTCTGGTCGCCATCGTTGCCCGGCGCATCAGAGAAATAATGCAGACCTTTCACTTTCCCGTACAGGTCGAGTTTATTACCGTCTTTATTATAAATTTCCGCTGCGTGTGCGCCTGATGCAATCAATAAACCAGGAATTAAAAGTGCCAGAATATTACGTTTCATGAATTTTTACCCTGCATTCTTATTTAAAAGCTTTTGGTGGAAAGCTTTATATGAAGTCTTGTGGAAAGACGCTAATCATCATTGTTTGCTATGCATTCCGTGTGAGCTCGGAATTTTCTCAGCGAAGGTTTTTTACCGTAGATTTGTGATCAATTTATGACAATCAGAAATGAACTTTTCTTTTTTTTACAAGTCCTCCATTTTTTAACCAAAAAGTAAGGCGGTGAAAATGGTGCTGTTGGGCGATTTCGGGCTGCGCCAAAAGCCGGTCTGTGGGACAATAGCCGCCACACTTCGGTCACGACCCCCAACAAAAAGAGATGCATGGCGCTTTCCCCCGCAGTAAAAAATCAGATCAGCCAGTGGTACAAAGCCCTGCAAGAGCAAATCCCGGATTTCATTCCCCGCGCTCCGCAACGACAAATGATTGCAGAGGTGGCGAAGGCGTTCTCGGGGGATTCTGCACGGCATCTGGCCATTGAGGCGCCAACCGGCGTCGGGAAAACGCTGTCCTATCTTATCCCCGGCATCGCCGTCAGCCGCGAAGAAGAAAAGCCGCTGATTGTCAGCACCGCCAACGTCGCGTTGCAGGACCAGATTTACAGCAAAGACTTACCACTGCTGAAAAAAATCATTCCGGACCTGAAATTTACCGGCGCGTTTGGCCGTGGTCGCTATGTCTGCCCGCGCAATCTGGCGTCGATGAGCAATGAAAATGCGCAGGGCGATCTGGGCTTGTTTCTCGGTGATGAACTGGCACCTTCCAGTGGTGAAGAACAGAAGCTGTGCAAAACGCTGGAAACCGCGCTCTCCCGCTACGAGTGGGACGGGCTGCGCGATCATTACAAAAAAACCATCGACGATCCGCTGTGGATTAAAATCAGTACTGACAAAGCCAACTGCCTCAGCCGCAACTGCCATTATTTCCGTGAGTGTCCGTACTTCGTGGCGCGCAAAGAGATAGAAAGTGCTGACGTGGTGGTCACCAACCACGCATTAGTGATGGCCGCGCTGGAGTCCGAATCAGTGCTGCCACCGGCGAAAGATCTGCTGCTGGTGCTCGATGAAGGGCACCATTTGCCGGAAGTCGCGCGCGATGCGCTGGAAGTTGATGCTGAAATCACAGCGGTGTGGAATAACCTGCAACTGGACAATTTTGTGCGTCAGATTGAACAATGTCTGGCGCTCTTCACCCCGAAAAACCCACCGCCGCTGACCAACGCCGAGCGTCTGCATAATCACTGCGCCGAGATGCGTGAGCTGCTGTTGCTGATCGAACAATCCGTCAGCCAGTATCTGCCGCCGGACGAGCCGGAAGCGGAATACCGTTTTGAGCTGGGCGCACTGCCGCCGGAGCTGACTGAGCAGTGTAGCCGCCTGTTTAAACTTACCGACGGCCTGCGCAGTCTGGCGGAATACATGGTAAACGATCTCAGCGAGAAGACCGGTAAGCACGATATTATGCGTCTGCACCGCGCGATCCTGCACATGAGCCGTATGCAAAGCTATCTCGAAACCATGAGCAAACTGTGGCGGCTGGCAGCGCTGGATAAAGCCTCCAATGCGCCTATCGGCAAATGGGTAACGCGGACATATTTCGATAACCAGACGCATCTGGTATTCCACTGTGCGGGTATCCGCGTCAGCGATCAGCTGGAAAAAATGCTGTGGCGCAAAGTGCCGCACGTGGTCATCACCTCCGCTACATTGCGTTCGCTGAACAGCTTTTCGCGATTGCAGGAAATGAGCGGTCTGAGCGAAAAAGCCGGTGATCGTTTTGTCAGTCTGGACTCGCCGTTTAACCACGTTGAGCAGGGCAAAATCGTCATCCCGCAAATGACGCTTGAGCCGGTAATGGCCAACGAAGCGGCGCATTTGCAGGAGATGGCCGATTTCTTCCGAACGGAACTGGCGAAAGGGCTGCATACCGGCCAGCTGGTGTTGTTCGCCAGCAACCGCGCGCTGCAACAGTTTGTCTCCCTGCTGCCGGATTTACGCCTGATGCTGCTGGTGCAGGGCGATCAGCCGCGCTACCGGCTGGTGGAAGAGCACCGCAAACGCGTTTCAGAAGGCACCACCAGCGTGCTGATTGGCCTGCAATCTTTCGCTGAAGGGCTTGATCTGAAAGGTGAGCTGCTGACGCAGGTGCACATTCATAAAATCGCCTTCCCGCCGGTCGACAGCCCGGTGATCCTCACCGAAGGTGAATGGCTGAAAACGCTGAAGCGTTATCCTTTTGAAGTGCAAAGCCTGCCGAGCGCATCGTTTAATCTGATCCAGCAGGTTGGCCGATTAATTCGCAGTCACGAATGCACCGGTGAAATTGTGATATACGATAAGCGTTTACTGACTAAAAGTTACGGTTCGCGCCTGCTGGCTGCGTTGCCGGTGTTCCCAATCGAACACCGCGAAATGCCTGCACCGGGGTCAGTGAAGCGGCCAGATAGGCTCAAAACTGTGAAGAAAGATCCGGTTCGCCGCCGTGCGCGCCGCCGTTAATGATTTGGACAGATAAGGTAACGGTACGATGGATTACACCAAACTCATCAAAGAAGTCGGGCGCGGAAAAAATCACGCCCGTGATTTAGACCGGGAGCAGTCGCTAGCGTTGTACCGCGAGATGCTCGCGGGCGATGTTCCGGACTTACAGCTGGGCGCTTTGCTGATCGCGTTTCGTATTAAAGGCGAAGCAGAAGAGGAAATGCTCGGTTTTTATCAGGCAATGGAAGAGCGTGTGATGCGCCTTCAGGCTCCCGCAGATCGTCCGCTGCCGGTGGTAATTCCGACCTACAACGGTGCGCGCAAGCAGGCGAATCTCACCCCGCTGCTGGCGATTTTGCTCAGCCACCTCGGCCTGCCGGTAGTGGTTCACGGCGTTGACGAAGACCCCACCCGCATTACCAGCGCCGAGATTTTCCGTGCGCTGGGCATTGAGGCCGCACATAACCAGGATCAGGCGCAGCAGCAGCTCGACGCTGGCACCGCGCCGGTATTTATCCCTATTTCTGTTCTGTGCCCGCCGATCGAGAAACAGCTTTCGTTGCGCTGGCAGATGGGGGTGCGAAACAGCAGCCATACGCTGGCGAAGCTCATTACCCCGTTCATCGGGCAGGATTCTCTGCGATTATCGAGCGTTTCACACCCGGAATATATTCAGCGTGTTTCTTCATTCTTCCGCCAGATCGATGGCCGCGCTTTACTGACGCAGGGAACGGAAGGGGAAGTGTATGCCAATCCGCAGCGGTTCCCGCAGACGCATCTGATTGTTGCAGGTGAGCAACAGGTACTGGCTGAAAAGGAAGAAATATTCGGTTCCGATACGCCGGGAACCAAAGATGTCGCGGCGACGGCGGCGTTTATTCAGGAATGCCTCAAGGGCGAGCGGGATATCCCTTCGGCGATTTTGACACAGGTAGCCTGTGTGCTCGTCGGTTGCGGTGTTTCTGGGGATAGGGTGGAAGCACGGATGTTGGTTAATCAATTGTTTTGATCCCGGACAGAGCTTGACCGGTGCGGATCATTTTAAATTCAACTTCAACTTCAACTTCAACTTCAACTTCAACTTCAAGACCTTGGGCTGCCGCCCAAACTGGCCCAAAGGACGCGTAAACGCGCGCCCTCTGGACTCCCGCGTTTTTTAAAACACGTGCCATGCAACCCGGCTCTGTTTCAGAGGCCGCAGCTATTGCCGCAAAATCCCGCCGCTGCGCGGTGCCCTCCGTTCGGGTTACAACCCGCGCAAAATCGCGCGGTTTTCCACCTCTCCTCCGGCGCGATTTTTGAACGCGGCCACAACTTTTTAGGTCACAGCTTGACCGGCTCGGATCACATGAAAAGCAAAAGACTTTGCTTAATATTCAATTGGTTTTGATTTTAAAAATGGTGGGATGGCGCGATAAAAAAATCCTGCTGAACGGAGCGGCTTCGAGACCTTAGGCTCGAAGACCGAGAGAAGGCACCGCGCAGCGGCAGGGTTTTGCGCCACGTGCGGAAGTACCAGAACATGTCCATCGTTCCAGCGAAAGCGTGTTTAAAAAAACGCGGGAGTCCAGAGGGAGAAGGTTTATTCTCCCTCTGGTCGGTGTGGGCCGACGCCCACGACGTTGATTTTGATTTTGACGTTGACGTTGACGTTGACGTTAATTTTGACGTGAGTCAGAAAGCACCACGATGCAACACCAACACGTTTCAAGCACTTTCCAAAGTGCGTTTAAGCCGCGGCGTCATCCGCCTCAGATGTCTGCTGCGCCTTCAGCCACGCGATTTCATCCTTCCAGATATCAGGATTTACCGTTTCCAGAATCATCGGGATCCCATCAAATCTCGGATCTTTCATGATCCAGCTAAATACCGTATTCCCAATATTGCCTTCGCCCAGGCTGTGATGACGGTCGACGCGGCTGTTGAATTCGCTTTTCGCATCGTTGAGATGTATCCCGCGCAGATACTCGAAACCGACGACGTCGCTGAAATGACGGAACGTGTTTTCACACTCTTCGACGGTGCGCAGATCGTAGCCGGCAGCGAAGGCGTGGCAAGTATCGATGCAGACGCCAACCCGGCTTTTGTCTTCCACACCGTCAATGATTTTTGCCAGATGCTCGAAGCGGAAACCCAGATTGCTGCCCTGACCGGCGGTGTTTTCGATGACTGCCGTGACGCCTTTGGTCTGTGCGAGCGCAATGTTCAGCGATTCAGAGATGCGCTCCAGGCATTTATCTTCGTCTATCTGCATCAGGTGGCTGCCCGGATGGAAGTTCAGCAGCGAAAGTCCCAGTTGTTCGCAACGTTGCAGTTCGTCGAGGAACGCTTCGCGGGATTTCTCCAGCGCTTCGGTCACCGGATGGCCGAGGTTAATCAGATAGCTGTCGTGCGGCAAAATCTGGTTGCTCTGGTAACCGTATTTTTCACAGGCGGCTTTAAATTTTTCGATGACGTCTTCCGGTAACGGCGCGGCTTTCCACTGACGCTGATTCTTGGTGAAAAGCGCAAAAGCCGTGGCTTCCAGCTCGTGCGCTCTCAGTACGGCCTGATCTACGCCGCCTGCCGCACTGACGTGTGCTCCGACAAACTTCATTTTTGCTCCTCAGTTATTCATCGCGTTAATGGGTGGATGATAGCGCCTCCGCGCAGGAGGCGCAGCACTGAAGTGTAAAACCCGCAACATCAGCCAAAAAGATGTTGCACCAGTTGGTTAATTCCTGCACCACCGGCAATCAGCCAGACGAACAGAATCGCCGCCAGCAGCATCGGTTTCAGGCCTGCCTGACGCAGCGCGCTGATGTGCGTGGTCAGGCCGAGCGCGGCCATTGCCATTGCCAGCAAAACGGTATCAAGCGTGATAAGCGCCGGGATCCAGCTGTGCGGCAAAATATCCAGCGAGTTAAACGCCGCCACCAGGATAAAGAACAGGGCAAACCACGGAATGGTGATGTTGCGTATCCCGGATGCCTGCCCCTCTTGCTGCTGGCCTTTGCCACGCGCGACCCAGCCGGATAACAGCAGCAGGAAAGGTGCCAGCATCATCACGCGGATCATTTTTGCAATCACCGCTGCGTTTTCCGCCTCCGGGCTGACCCCCTGACCGGCCGCCACCACCTGCGCCACTTCATGCACCGTCGAACCGGTGTAAATACCGAACTGTGACGCGGTGAAATCCAGCCAGTGATAATGCGCGTTAAGCTGCCAAAGCCACGGATATAGGAAGATGGCCGCGGTGCCGAAAATCACCACCGTCGCGACGGCGACTGTTACTTTTTCAGCTTTGGCATTGAGCACCGGTTCCGTCGCCATCACTGCTGCAGCGCCACAAATACTGCTGCCCGCGCCGATTAACATCGACGTGTCGCGGTCTAATTTAAATACCCGCTGGCCGAGCCAGCAGGCGAGGGCGAAAGTGGAGCACAGCATGATGGCGTCGATCAGGATACCGGTCGCACCGACGTCGGCGATCTGCGCAAAGGTAAGGCGCAGGCCGTAAAGGATGATGCCCAGACGCAGCAGGCGTTGTTTCGCCAGCGTCACGCCTTCATCACACCAGGGTTTCGCCGCAGGATAAACAGTGTTACCGACCACCATACCGATGACAATGGCCAGCGTCAGTGCGCTGAGGCCCAGATGGTTCAGTGAAGGGAAATCGCTCAGCCAGACTGCCAGGGCGGTGATTGCGCCGGTCAGCAAAAGGCCGGGCAGCAGGCGGCTGAACCACATTGGTTGCGGGCGGTCGTGTTTCGCCTCGCCGGGGTGATTAAGCTGATATGTTTTCATCG comes from the Enterobacteriaceae bacterium Kacie_13 genome and includes:
- a CDS encoding YeiH family putative sulfate export transporter, with the protein product MWFSRLLPGLLLTGAITALAVWLSDFPSLNHLGLSALTLAIVIGMVVGNTVYPAAKPWCDEGVTLAKQRLLRLGIILYGLRLTFAQIADVGATGILIDAIMLCSTFALACWLGQRVFKLDRDTSMLIGAGSSICGAAAVMATEPVLNAKAEKVTVAVATVVIFGTAAIFLYPWLWQLNAHYHWLDFTASQFGIYTGSTVHEVAQVVAAGQGVSPEAENAAVIAKMIRVMMLAPFLLLLSGWVARGKGQQQEGQASGIRNITIPWFALFFILVAAFNSLDILPHSWIPALITLDTVLLAMAMAALGLTTHISALRQAGLKPMLLAAILFVWLIAGGAGINQLVQHLFG
- a CDS encoding deoxyribonuclease IV, whose amino-acid sequence is MKFVGAHVSAAGGVDQAVLRAHELEATAFALFTKNQRQWKAAPLPEDVIEKFKAACEKYGYQSNQILPHDSYLINLGHPVTEALEKSREAFLDELQRCEQLGLSLLNFHPGSHLMQIDEDKCLERISESLNIALAQTKGVTAVIENTAGQGSNLGFRFEHLAKIIDGVEDKSRVGVCIDTCHAFAAGYDLRTVEECENTFRHFSDVVGFEYLRGIHLNDAKSEFNSRVDRHHSLGEGNIGNTVFSWIMKDPRFDGIPMILETVNPDIWKDEIAWLKAQQTSEADDAAA
- the ybiB gene encoding DNA-binding protein YbiB, yielding MDYTKLIKEVGRGKNHARDLDREQSLALYREMLAGDVPDLQLGALLIAFRIKGEAEEEMLGFYQAMEERVMRLQAPADRPLPVVIPTYNGARKQANLTPLLAILLSHLGLPVVVHGVDEDPTRITSAEIFRALGIEAAHNQDQAQQQLDAGTAPVFIPISVLCPPIEKQLSLRWQMGVRNSSHTLAKLITPFIGQDSLRLSSVSHPEYIQRVSSFFRQIDGRALLTQGTEGEVYANPQRFPQTHLIVAGEQQVLAEKEEIFGSDTPGTKDVAATAAFIQECLKGERDIPSAILTQVACVLVGCGVSGDRVEARMLVNQLF
- the dinG gene encoding ATP-dependent DNA helicase DinG, translating into MALSPAVKNQISQWYKALQEQIPDFIPRAPQRQMIAEVAKAFSGDSARHLAIEAPTGVGKTLSYLIPGIAVSREEEKPLIVSTANVALQDQIYSKDLPLLKKIIPDLKFTGAFGRGRYVCPRNLASMSNENAQGDLGLFLGDELAPSSGEEQKLCKTLETALSRYEWDGLRDHYKKTIDDPLWIKISTDKANCLSRNCHYFRECPYFVARKEIESADVVVTNHALVMAALESESVLPPAKDLLLVLDEGHHLPEVARDALEVDAEITAVWNNLQLDNFVRQIEQCLALFTPKNPPPLTNAERLHNHCAEMRELLLLIEQSVSQYLPPDEPEAEYRFELGALPPELTEQCSRLFKLTDGLRSLAEYMVNDLSEKTGKHDIMRLHRAILHMSRMQSYLETMSKLWRLAALDKASNAPIGKWVTRTYFDNQTHLVFHCAGIRVSDQLEKMLWRKVPHVVITSATLRSLNSFSRLQEMSGLSEKAGDRFVSLDSPFNHVEQGKIVIPQMTLEPVMANEAAHLQEMADFFRTELAKGLHTGQLVLFASNRALQQFVSLLPDLRLMLLVQGDQPRYRLVEEHRKRVSEGTTSVLIGLQSFAEGLDLKGELLTQVHIHKIAFPPVDSPVILTEGEWLKTLKRYPFEVQSLPSASFNLIQQVGRLIRSHECTGEIVIYDKRLLTKSYGSRLLAALPVFPIEHREMPAPGSVKRPDRLKTVKKDPVRRRARRR